From Myxococcus guangdongensis:
GGGCCTGCCTGACGGCGTCATCAACATGCTCAACGGGGACGGGCCCACGGTGGGCAACCCCACGCTGGCCAGCCCCCACCTGGGCGGCATCCACTTCACCGGCTCCACGCCGACGTTCAACACCATGTGGAAGACGGTGGGGGAGAACATCGGCAAGTACAAGCAGTACCCCCGGCTGGTGGGGGAGACGGGCGGCAAGGACTTCATCGTGGCGCACGCGTCCGCGGCGGACGACGTGGAGGCGCTCGCGGTGGCCATCGTGCGCGGTGGCTACGAGTACCAGGGCCAGAAGTGCTCGGCGGCCAGCCGCGTGTACGTGCCCGAGTCGCTGTGGACGAAGCTCAAGCCCCGGCTGCAGGGGCTCATCGGCGACATCCGCATGGGCGACGTGACGGACTTCCGCAACTTCATGGGCGCCGTCATCGACGAGAAGTCCTTCAAGAAGGTCTCCTCGTACATCGAGCTGGCGAAGCAGGACAAGGACGCGAGCATCGTCGCGGGTGGCGAGACGGACCGGAAGGAGGGCTGGTTCGTGAAGCCCACGCTGGTGCAGTTGCAGGACCCGCGTCACCGCATCATGCGCGAGGAGGTCTTCGCGCCGCTGGTCGGCGTGCACGTGTACCCGGATGGGAAGTACGTGGAGACGCTGCGCGAGGTGGACCAGAGCGCGACGTACGCGCTGACGGGGGCCATCTTCGGGCGGGACCGCAAGGCCATCGACACGGCGATGAGCGAGCTGCGGCACGCGGCGGGCAACATCTACATCAACGACAAGCCCACGGGCGCGGTGGTGGGACAGCAGCCCTTCGGTGGTTCGCGCGCGTCGGGGACGAACGACAAGGCGGGCTCGCTGCTCAACCTCATCCGCTGGACGAGTCCTCGGACGGTGAAGGAGAACTTCGCCCCGCCGACGAAGGTGCCGTATCCGTTCATGGACAGCGACCCCCACGATGGGGGTATCTAGGCTCGCATGAGCCGAGCATTCCCGGGCATCGCGGGGCTGGAGACGTACTCGCTGAAGGGTGACGACTGCTGCGTGGAGGTCATCCCTTCACGCGGCGCGCTCGTCACCAGCTTCATGGTGGGGGACGAGGACATCCTCTACCTCGATGAAGCCACCGTGGCGGACCCGACGAAGAACGTGCGCGGGGGCATCCCCGTGCTGTTCCCGAACGCGGGTCCGCTGCCCGGGGACACGTATCCGGCGCATGGACAGTCCTACAGCCTGTCGCAGCACGGCTTCGCCCGGAAGATGGAGTGGGCGGTGCGGCAGGCGGAGGACTCGCTGCTGGTGCTGGGGCGGAAGTCCAACGCGGAGACGATGCGTGTCTATCCGTGGGAGTTCGATGCGCAGCTCACGTTCTCGCTCGTGGGGCGGAGGCTGACCATCGACTTCGACATCCAGAATCCCGGGATGGAGGCGTTGCCCGTGCACCTGGGCTTCCATCCGTACTTCCGGGTGCCGGACGCGGTGAAGTCGGTGACAACGGTGGAGACGGACGCGACGCACGGCTGGGACAACCGG
This genomic window contains:
- the pruA gene encoding L-glutamate gamma-semialdehyde dehydrogenase is translated as MINAFPRVPAPRNEPILPYSPGSPERRELQTTLKRMSGEQIEIPLIIGGKQVRSGKTDTVRMPHRHSHVLATLHEADASHVEQAIQAGLAVKEDWARMSFSSRAAIFLRAAELLATRYRPIINASTMLGQSKTAHQAEIDAACEAIDFLRYNVHFAEQILAIQPESSPQTWNMLDYRPLDGFVFAVAPFNFTSIAMNLCTAPALMGNVVLFKPSSTSALSAWYFMELLREAGLPDGVINMLNGDGPTVGNPTLASPHLGGIHFTGSTPTFNTMWKTVGENIGKYKQYPRLVGETGGKDFIVAHASAADDVEALAVAIVRGGYEYQGQKCSAASRVYVPESLWTKLKPRLQGLIGDIRMGDVTDFRNFMGAVIDEKSFKKVSSYIELAKQDKDASIVAGGETDRKEGWFVKPTLVQLQDPRHRIMREEVFAPLVGVHVYPDGKYVETLREVDQSATYALTGAIFGRDRKAIDTAMSELRHAAGNIYINDKPTGAVVGQQPFGGSRASGTNDKAGSLLNLIRWTSPRTVKENFAPPTKVPYPFMDSDPHDGGI
- a CDS encoding aldose epimerase family protein yields the protein MSRAFPGIAGLETYSLKGDDCCVEVIPSRGALVTSFMVGDEDILYLDEATVADPTKNVRGGIPVLFPNAGPLPGDTYPAHGQSYSLSQHGFARKMEWAVRQAEDSLLVLGRKSNAETMRVYPWEFDAQLTFSLVGRRLTIDFDIQNPGMEALPVHLGFHPYFRVPDAVKSVTTVETDATHGWDNRTKREVPFTGLDLTADEVDLHLRDHSKQETRLSRGPGLRPIHLSWSPEFKVMVVWTLKGKDFVCVEPWTAAAGALATGEGLLHVQPDERLSLAFDIEV